From the genome of Perca fluviatilis chromosome 1, GENO_Pfluv_1.0, whole genome shotgun sequence, one region includes:
- the cdk2ap2 gene encoding cyclin-dependent kinase 2-associated protein 2, translating to MSYKPIAPAPSGSNHTPPGSSVPSPSLPSSSNFRPAFSDFGPPSMGFVQPVKVSQGSTYSELLSVIEEMSREIRPTYAGSKSAMERLKRGIIHARALVRECLAETERSART from the exons ATGAGTTACAAACCCATTGCTCCTGCGCCATCTGGCTCCAACCACACACCTCCAG GCTCCTCTGTGCCCTCTCCATCCCTACCCTCGTCATCCAACTTTAGACCGGCTTTTAGTGATTTTGGCCCACCCTCAATGGGCTTTGTTCAG CCTGTCAAAGTGTCTCAGGGATCCACCTACAGTGAGCTTCTGTCTGTCATTGAAGAGATGAGCCGTGAGATCAGGCCTACATACGCTGGGAGCAAGAGCGCTATGGAGAGGCTAAAGAGAG GTATAATCCACGCCCGTGCACTGGTCAGGGAGtgtcttgcagagacggagagaagCGCCCGCACATAA
- the LOC120560356 gene encoding AH receptor-interacting protein: MEEEARKLLEEGIIKKLVSPGKGELSTFPNGTKVVFHYRTSLCDGILLDDSRTMGGRSKPMELILGKKFKLAVWERVIITMKQGEIAEFTCDKRHTALYPLVSQSLRNISAGKDPLEGQRHCCGIAQIHSHHSLGHKDLDQLQASPQPLVFTIELQEVLPPGSFQLDVWAMTDEEKLELVPQIHEEGNMLFKQGKIKEATEKYYNGIACLKNLQMKEHPGDEVWVKFDHMITPLLLNFCQCKLLQGHYYEVIEHCSALLFKYEDNTKALYKRAKAHAAVWNEVEARADFNRLLELDPSLGPSVAKELKAMEEKIRIKEKEEKGRYKDLFKYNTSPATATTG; the protein is encoded by the exons ATGGAGGAAGAGGCACGCAAGCTTCTCGAGGAAGgaataataaagaaattggtcaGTCCTGGTAAAGGAGAGCTATCGACCTTTCCAAATGGAACCAAG GTGGTCTTCCACTACCGCACCAGCCTGTGTGATGGCATATTGCTGGATGACTCCAGAACCATGGGGGGCCGCTCCAAACCCATGGAGCTCATCTTGGGCAAGAAGTTTAAACTAGCTGTGTGGGAGAGAGTGATCATCACCATGAAACAAGGCGAAATTGCAGAATTTACCTGTGACAAAAGG CACACAGCTCTGTACCCGCTTGTGTCCCAGTCCCTGAGAAACATCAGTGCTGGTAAGGACCCCCTGGAAGGCCAGAGGCATTGCTGTGGCATTGCCCAGATCCACTCCCACCACTCTTTGGGGCACAAAGACCTGGATCAGCTTCAGGCCAGTCCACAGCCTCTTGTCTTCACCATCGAGCTGCAGGAG GTTCTGCCTCCAGGATCGTTCCAGCTTGATGTGTGGGCTATGACAGATGAAGAGAAACTTGAGCTTGTGCCTCAGATCCATGAGGAGGGCAACATGCTTTTCAAACAGGGCAAAATCAAGGAAGCCACAGAGAAGTACTACAATGGCATTGCCTGCCTCAAAAATCTACAGATGAAG GAGCACCCTGGAGACGAAGTCTGGGTGAAGTTTGACCATATGATCACACCACTGCTCCTCAACTTCTGCCAGTGCAAGCTGCTCCAGGGCCATTACTACGAAGTCATCGAACACTGCTCAGCCTTACTCTTCAAATATGAGG ACAACACGAAGGCCTTATACAAGCGAGCTAAGGCCCACGCTGCAGTGTGGAATGAGGTAGAAGCACGGGCAGACTTTAATAGGTTGTTGGAGCTGGACCCCTCTCTGGGGCCGTCTGTTGCCAAGGAGCTGAAGGCCATGGAGGAGAAGATCCGGATCAAAGAGAAGGAGGAAAAGGGTCGCTACAAAGACCTATTCAAATACAATACATCACCAGCCACTGCCACTACA GGTTGA